Below is a genomic region from bacterium.
AATCAAGACCTCTGAGGTCTGCAACAAGTTTATTTTTAATTCGTGTTAATTTATCCGGCTTTTGACGGACTGTGTCCGGCTACTGCCGGATTCGTGGATTAAGAGGTAAAATTCAAAATCTCTTTATCTTTTTAATTCAAAATTCAACATTCATAATTCAAAATTTCTTCCTTTGCACCAAACGCATCATTGAAATAACAGAATTAAAAATTCCCTTTACCGTACAAAAACAGTAATGTGAAAAATTAATCATCAAATAACCAAATAAATATTGAAAATTTAATTAAAAATTGTCATCTTATTGACATGCAAGTATTCAATCTTATTTTTGTATTATTGACAATCAATTTTTAATGGAAAGGACGCAATATGACAGATATAACTGTTCTCGGAAGCGGAATGGTCGGCAAAGCAATGGCAATTGATCTGTCCCGCAATTTTACTGTTACAGTAATTGATATAAACGAAAAATCCTTTGACGGGTTAAAGAAGCACAATAACATTAAAACAATCAGGGAAGATGTCTCTTCAAGTAAAACACTAAAGAAACTTGTTGCTGATGCTGATCTTGTAATTGGTGCAGTACCAGGTTTTATGGGATTCGAAACTGTTAAAAACGTAATCGAAGCAGGAAAGAATATTGTTGATATCTCCTTTTTTCCCGAAGATCCCTTTGAACTAAATAATCTTGCAAAAAATAAAGATGTTACTGCAGTTACAGATTGCGGCGTTGCGCCCGGTATGAGCAATATGATTCTCGGATTTCATAATCAGGATATGCAGATTAACAGCTTCGAATGCCTTGTCGGGGGCCTTCCCAAAACTCGTACTCTTCCCTTTGAATATAAAGCTCCATTCTCTCCTGTTGATGTTCTTGAGGAATATACAAGGCCTTCGCGTTTTGTTGAAAACGGTAAAATTATTACAAAACCTGCTTTAAGCGATCCTGAATTTGTAGATTTTGAAGGAATCGGCACTCTTGAAGCATTTAACACAGACGGCCTGCGTTCGCTTCTCAAAACAATGGAAATTCCCTGCATGAAAGAAAAAACATTACGATACCCCGGCCACAGAAGAATAATGGAAATTCTAAAAGACACGGGATTTTTGTCTGATGAACCTATTCGGATAAAAAATACAGATATCCGCCCTGTTGAATTTACTTCAAAAATTCTATTCCCTGTCTGGGAACTTGGCATTGATGAAGAAGAATTTACAGTTATGCGAATATCTATCTCCGGCAGGCTACAGGGAAAAGACAAAAATATTGTCTATACAATGATTGATAAATTTGATAAAGATACAAAAACTTCCTCTATGGCAAGAACAACAGGATATGCATGCACTGCAGTTGCAAATCTTGTAGCAAAGAAACAATACACAAGAAAAGGCATTTCTCCGCCTGAGTATATTGGAATGGATAAAAAATGTTTTGAAGATGTAATGCTTTACCTTAATAAACGTAACATTCGTTACAACGTCAATAATGCCGTGAAGTAACGGAATTGCAGAAGCTTGTAACCTTATCAGGAGGCTGAAATGAATATATCTGTTCAAAATAAAAAATTAATTTTTATCATTGCTGTCTCGTTTATTGCTGCATTCGGCCTTAAAAATACCTGCAGCGCTCAAACAATTACAAAAGGGCCATATCTCGCAGATCCAGGCAGAAATTCCATCACAATTAGATGGGAGAGTGACAAAAAAACAGAATGTTCAGTCTTCCTCGGAAAGAATTCTTCACTTTATAAAAAAAACAAAGCTGAAATAATCGGCAATAAAGACGGATTCTATCTTTATGAATCCAAACTTACAGGACTTATGCCGGGAACCGAATATTTTTATCAGGTTAAATGCGGATCCGTAAAAAGTATTGCTGCACATTTTAAAACAGCGCCTTCTGCAAATCAACCTTTTGATTTTGTGGCTATGGGAGACAGCCGCTCGCATCAGGATGTATTTCACAAAATCATGAAAAATGCAGCAAAATTTAGCCCCGATTTGATTATCAGTATGGGTGACCTTGTAGCTGACGGAGGAAATTTTGCGCAGTGGAAATCCCAGTTTTTCGATGTAGCAGGCAAAGTAGTTGATCACGTACCATTTATCTCTACGCTCGGAGATCATGAAGGCGACGGTGATAACGGCAAGCTGTTCAGATACTTCTTACTCCCCCATCTTAACGTAGATTCCCTCTGGTTCTCTTTTGATTTCGGAAATGCCCA
It encodes:
- a CDS encoding saccharopine dehydrogenase NADP-binding domain-containing protein, with the protein product MTDITVLGSGMVGKAMAIDLSRNFTVTVIDINEKSFDGLKKHNNIKTIREDVSSSKTLKKLVADADLVIGAVPGFMGFETVKNVIEAGKNIVDISFFPEDPFELNNLAKNKDVTAVTDCGVAPGMSNMILGFHNQDMQINSFECLVGGLPKTRTLPFEYKAPFSPVDVLEEYTRPSRFVENGKIITKPALSDPEFVDFEGIGTLEAFNTDGLRSLLKTMEIPCMKEKTLRYPGHRRIMEILKDTGFLSDEPIRIKNTDIRPVEFTSKILFPVWELGIDEEEFTVMRISISGRLQGKDKNIVYTMIDKFDKDTKTSSMARTTGYACTAVANLVAKKQYTRKGISPPEYIGMDKKCFEDVMLYLNKRNIRYNVNNAVK